The DNA region AACAGACTCTCCTGCAGCTGGTCGTTCACACAGGTAAAATTTACAGAAACGTGAATACTTCTCTTGTTGGAAGCCACTAGAGGCTGAATGACAGTAGTCACATCAAGCTCAATCCATTTGTGTGTCTTTCTAAGTTCAAACTGTGAGTTAAAGGTAAACGAGTGTGGCACTTCAGGGAGAGTCTTGCTGGAAGGCTTTGGGTTCTTTATCACAAGGTTGCACATACATTTAACAGcaggggggaaagaaatggagTCGTTGAAAGGGTATAGCAAGACTGACTTGAGTAAGTGTTCAAGAGCAGTAACACCATCCAGGTTAAACAGCAGATCCTGGGACGGAAGGATTCCtgagaagaaaaacaatcacCAGTAGTGCTTGAATACAAACCAAACATCATAGGAAGTCAAGCCAAGGAATCAGTACTTCTTATGCtttctcctggcttttcccccAATTActcaagcttaaaaaaaaaaaaaaaagctgcatgtGTTTTCTATACAGAAAACAACGGTAATCAGTACCAGCAGCTACAAGTATATATTTTATCACCAGGAAGTCATCAGAACAGCTTTGGTGGTGAGTTAAAGAAACAGGGAATCATTAAATCCTGAATTTTAGAGTCTTGATAATTcgccacccccccatccccccaaataAAGAAAGCTAATAAACAGAATAGTATTTTCCTCTCGGAGATTCTCTATAGGGAAAAGTATCAGGCTCCTAACAGGGTTGTTAAGAAGACATTCTAAGCCCTAGAGGGGGAAGTTAAAGAAAACTTAATTGTCTGAGTTAATTTAGAACACCTGAGGTTGAAAACGGCAGCTCTAAAATCACTATAATAAAACAGGACATCAAGAAGGCTGGAAGGGTTTTAAACCGCCAGAGTTGACCCGTTAGGGTAGAACAGTTTTCTTTAAGTCATAAGCTAATgaagatagaatttttttttttttttttaaagcactgcaACTCTCCCACCTACCAGCTGAGTTAAATTGTTGACCAATACTTCTCTTCTTGTAAGGACCTACCATTCCACATTAACATAGGATTTAAGCTATCCTTTCACAGAAAGCAATAAGCAAgggaaaaatatcatttttaatagaGCATATCAATAGCTATAAGCAATATTTCAGGTAAATTTTCAGGCCAGTAACTTCGTAGAGTAGAAAGAATAAGCAATTACAAGTCAAAATACCTGATTCCCAGTCTTGATTTTGTGCTCCAGTAGCACTTTCCTCAGCCTTTAGTGTCATTATGTCTCTTCTAGCTCTAAAATTCTATCACATTAGCCCACCTTGACCCATGAGGGCATTAAGAACAAACAATAAGATCAAGTATCACATTTGTCTGAATTTGGATGAGTACtatgcaaaataaaatgcaattcaaGGAGCATGGCCCAGCTCCCTTCTGTAAGAGAAAATCAGAAGCTTCTATCACCTTCCCTCCACCCAGTTAAGCATTTTGCTCCTACACACCTGTCACTTCGTCACCAGAAGCCTGCTTGTGCTGAGCACAGGAGGTGAAAAGCCGAACAGTGTTGTAGAGGTGTCTTCTGTTGGATTTAGGGATCCCTTCCTTGGTAGCATATGCCTTATACAGTCTCTTCATGTAGTGTAAAGCTCTGGAGTCTGGCTGCAGCCTAGGGATCCCTTCTTGCTCATCGGTCAGAACCttgaagagagggggaaagaggcCAGATCTGTCTTTCCTTTCTAGAGGCTGCAGCGAGGACCAAGGCTTAGCTTCAGTTTCCAACTCGGCATCGGCTGCAATCTGAGCTTCTCCTCTAAAAACCTGAGAAGCAAGGCCAATACAAAAACACAGCCAGGGAAAGCAGCAAAACCAAAGGAGGAATTTGCTGGAAAGTGCCATGGCTTGGAAGAACTAGCAAGGAACACAGTCATTCCTCCATACCACTCTTCTTCCTAAAGGCCCAGAAGAGCCTAGCTTAGTTTCTTAAATAACTTTTAGGTGCATGGATAGACTAGGGTCACTTCTTTAATCAGTTCTCGGGGATGCCCAGCTGAAGATAATTTTATTGGTTCTATATCAAACAGCTGATAGCATCCTGGTTATACAATTTGTCCTTTTTAGATACAGATTTATTGGGTTATTTAGCTTTCCTCTCCCTTTTTCCTGGCATTTCCAAAAAACTTAAGTTTTGGTTATACCAACAGGCTACTATGTAGCTGAAGGCTAAAAGAAATTGAGGAATAATCTTAAAGCCTCCCCTTTTTTTGAGAGAAATTGGGATTCTTAAAATTTCCTTAGCGCTTGCTGAAACTTCCAAAGCATGTGGAAAAGCTAACTAATTTTTCATGATGACACATAGATCTGTTGGTATGTGATTTATGTATTGAGTTTACTCATCCTGTCTCCATCCTCGTCACCTCTCCCAATCCCAGGTGCTCagaataaatactttaaaagtaattatttaCTGAATGTTGATTTGGAAGATGAAAGTCACAATTGGCATAGAAATTCCAGACAGCAGAAAACCATGGTGTTGTCCAGTCCTCCCAGATGACTTGGCatagaatatgcattttaaatattgCAATTGTATTGCAATATGCTTAAAAGAGGACATCATCTTCAACcttgacttatttttaaatatatcttgatGTCCTTACTCTGACTGGCCTGCATATCAGAGTTTGTTTTTCTTGAAAGGTTTAGTGATGTTTGCATGtgctataaaataaacaaatgctttatttttattaatcatcTAAATGGTGGTTAGtacaatatttttgtctttaactGTCATAAGAGTTTATGCTCTTGCTTTGGGACTTAGACCAGCCTAGAGATTGTTTCAGAAAAATGAGGCAAAGATGCACCATAAAAAAACCAAATGAGCTATCCAGTGCCACCCAAAGGAGACTATTTGCTGAAAGACAACCTACATTCATAGTACTAGATACAGAACCAGTATGTGCAGTTCCTAGACTGAAAAAACTGAGGCATGCTTGCAAAATTTATTTACTGCCTGCGGTACCTCTCCTCAAGAAGGTCTGTGGCTGGAAAGCACAGTGATCAAGCACATCCAAACTACTGATTATATGGCCAGTAATTCCATCAACAAAACATTTACAGATACTGCATCAAGTACAAGTCATCTGATTAGGACAACAGCATCCTTACTTGGAAAACACAGGAATACCTCACACACAACCTTCCCAGCTTCTCAATGGAGAATTGCGGTTATCCTGACATAAAACCACGGGGTCAAAGAAGCTGGGGGAAAAGCTGGATGCTGTCGTGTTAGCCCCTTCCTTCCCGCCTACCACCACTAACAGCCATTTATCAATTACTTGATTATCTGATGGCCCCTGCTGCTGAATTTGGGGAAACGTTTTTATTATGTCTTGGGAAAGTCTGCCAATTAATTTTAAGAGAAGCCCTGGAACTGTGTCACTGGTTTTGGTACTGGAGAAACTGACTGTCTGAAAATAACCGAGCCCCCTTTTAGCTGCTGGACCACATAAAACTTCCCATCCCGCTGCCGTGTGGTGACACCCCCTCAGGTGCGCTCGTCACTACTGTGAGGATTCACAGGCCCTAAGCTTCCGGGCGGCACGGCCCTCGAGGTCGTTTCTCTTCACCTATTTGTCCTTGTCGGCACCCAGCCACTTCCTGCCCGAGGCGCCACAAAAAGGCCAAGGGCTGGAGCGAGAAAAGTGAGCGCCTCGAGGGGTCTCCACCTTTCCGATAGCCCCCGCCCACGTCTTACGGACACGCGACCTCACGGGGAACAACGGCCCCTTCCCTCGAATAGCgggggagtgggggagtggggggggtggAAATGGTATTTTCCGGAAGTGACTTCATGGCCACCAATAGGAGTTTCCGATTCTGCCGGAAGTGACGGACGGAGGCCGGTAGATCCCGCAACTGTGGAGGGCGAAGTGACCCCGGTGAGGGAGTGGGGTGGGCCCGTGCGGCTTTGGTGGCCTCTGGGGTGCTGGGAGCGCCCAGCTCTTGGGCGGCCCGCGATCGCGGGTGTGGGAGGGATGAGCGAGCCAGCGCCAGGCAGGGCATTTCGAACAGGGGACCCGGCGCTGGCTGCGATGCGTCCCGGCACTGAGCTAAGCGCCTGTCCGCCCCTCATCTTGCAGGTGTCACCGCGACGATGGGCCGCGAATTTGGGAACCTGATGCGGATGCGGCATGTGATCACCTACAGCTTGTCGCCGTTCGAGCAGCGCGCCTTTCCGCACTACTTCAGCAAGGGCATCCCGAACGTGCTGCGCCGCACTCGGGCGTCCATCCTTCGGGTTATGCCGCGTGAGTGCCCCGGGCCGGGTGCGGGGAGAGAGGCGGGTGTCCCATCCACAGTCGTAGTAACAACTGCAGCTCACCTCTTCGCGGGGTGGGCACTACGTCACATGCCGTACACGTGTTTTCTCGTTGAGTGAATATTCCTGACGGCCCTTAGAGCTAGTCATATCATCCTCCCCGTCTTACAGATGAGAAGCTGAGTCACAGAAAACTTAAGTGAATGGCTCAAGGTTGTGTGACTTCAGCGCCTCTCTCTGAGGTCATCTTCATCCACTTCTTTCCTAGACAGGGATGAAATGTTTTGCGTTAAATGTGCAGCAGATAGTTgaataacattgtgaatatactagaaaagcagtgaattgtacactttaaactgGTTACAATAGCGctttttatgttatgtgaattttatttcaaaaaatgttttatcttAAATTTGCAgcaggggagagaggaaaaagtgGCAAATTGGTCTCAGATTTCCCTGGACACACCCCTTTCTTTTTTGCCACCTGAAAACTGGGTTTGTAATACTACCTTTCTTGATCATCTGGCTTAAAAGTGGTTTTTCAAAAACTAGAGTCAGGTGGGCATGATTTGCTGTGAAGAAGAGGACTGGGACGCCTGTGTTTGATATGCGCTCACTGCTTTACTctcccttttgatttttaaagcgTTTGTAGCATTTTATCTTATCTACACATGGGGGAACCAGGAGTTCGAGAGATCCAAGAGGAAGAATCCTGCTGACTATGAAAATGACAAATGAGCAACTCACCTGGATGATGTCCCTATCTGTGAAAgaccctttcttgggagaagagtATGCATTGTGGTGTCTTGAAGACACAATAAACTTATTATGGGCTGCATTATTGTGATGTTGCATTTTATGAGTAGattcttttgtatgactgctcATATTCCTTAACTGGAAGGCAAGAGGCCTGAATAATTTTGGCTTGTCTGAGGGTTTGGCAAAGGAGTGGTTCCCACCCCTTGTTCTAGAATCTTCAAGAAAGTGCCTGCCTGCCTTCTGCAGCTGACCAGTTGTAGGTGGCATGAGCTGTGGGGAGTTTTGCTTCCTGACCCTCTGCCCCAATAACGATAAaatcatgtaattatgctgtcaggcactgttctaagccttTTATACAAATTCATTCTTAAGCTTCACAACACTCTTTGAAGTACGtatattattatacttatttGGCAGGTGAGaagacaggcacagagaggttaagaaacttgctcaagATTATATTGCTAGTGAGTGGTGGAGTCTGGCACCAGAGTTCATGCTCTTGATGGCCTTTCCT from Choloepus didactylus isolate mChoDid1 chromosome 13, mChoDid1.pri, whole genome shotgun sequence includes:
- the GDF9 gene encoding growth/differentiation factor 9 isoform X1, which gives rise to MALSSKFLLWFCCFPWLCFCIGLASQVFRGEAQIAADAELETEAKPWSSLQPLERKDRSGLFPPLFKVLTDEQEGIPRLQPDSRALHYMKRLYKAYATKEGIPKSNRRHLYNTVRLFTSCAQHKQASGDEVTGILPSQDLLFNLDGVTALEHLLKSVLLYPFNDSISFPPAVKCMCNLVIKNPKPSSKTLPEVPHSFTFNSQFELRKTHKWIELDVTTVIQPLVASNKRSIHVSVNFTCVNDQLQESLFNMSLLASPSLLLYLNDTSTQAYHYKRGPLRGPDQKAGLSVHPKGQEAAQGGRSPRHRRGQETVSSEVKKPLVSPSFNLSEYFKQFLFPQNECELHDFRLSFSQLKWDNWIVAPHRYNPRYCKGDCPRAVGHRYGSPVHTMVQNIIYEKLDSSVPRPSCVPAKYSPLSVLTIEPDGSIVYKEYEDMIATKCTCR
- the LOC119508135 gene encoding cytochrome b-c1 complex subunit 8 — translated: MGREFGNLMRMRHVITYSLSPFEQRAFPHYFSKGIPNVLRRTRASILRVMPPFVAFYLIYTWGNQEFERSKRKNPADYENDK